One Arcobacter sp. F155 DNA window includes the following coding sequences:
- a CDS encoding Wzz/FepE/Etk N-terminal domain-containing protein, whose protein sequence is MQQNREYISEDEIDLRKLFKTLWSYKKIIILFTSLVVMLSVAYVMTLNPKPIYKGSLLVEIGEYKTTENTFINVDNTNNLKVILEDKFNVNISTPKRTNSLLEIIVSNTNKSKIEEVINQTYNFVIERHTEKLKTYEKYIPTKKVSEINISDEPINKSKKKLIVTVAFVTGFILSIFLVFFIEFIKSIKKEDNV, encoded by the coding sequence ATGCAGCAAAATAGAGAATATATTTCAGAAGATGAAATTGATTTAAGAAAATTATTTAAAACATTGTGGTCATATAAAAAGATTATTATTCTTTTTACAAGTTTAGTTGTAATGCTTTCAGTTGCTTATGTAATGACTTTAAATCCTAAACCTATATATAAAGGTTCCCTTTTAGTTGAAATAGGGGAATATAAAACTACTGAAAATACATTTATAAATGTAGATAATACAAATAATTTAAAGGTTATATTAGAAGATAAATTTAATGTAAATATCTCTACTCCTAAAAGAACAAACTCTTTACTTGAAATAATAGTAAGTAACACAAATAAGAGTAAAATAGAAGAAGTTATAAATCAAACTTACAACTTTGTAATAGAAAGACATACAGAAAAGTTAAAAACATATGAAAAATACATTCCTACTAAAAAAGTAAGTGAAATTAATATATCTGATGAACCTATAAATAAATCAAAGAAAAAACTTATAGTTACAGTTGCTTTTGTGACAGGGTTTATTCTTTCTATTTTCTTAGTTTTTTTTATAGAGTTTATAAAAAGTATAAAAAAGGAAGACAACGTTTGA
- a CDS encoding glycosyltransferase family 9 protein codes for MKNKMKIEKIFIEIPTWLGDAIMTTPAIQNLIKTYPDAKIVLLGSFVSTQALGNFKNIEKVIVDNTKKEGNRYLNLYKLAKQIGKVDLALSFRRSFSSKFMMFFINAKKKFNYKRLEKEQIHQVLRYNDFVNHVSNLDNKAGDLKLYFSAYKYPNLTLGINPGATYGSAKRWYPEEFAKVAIDMSKTHDIIIFGGPSETDIAKDIEKELLSKGIKNYQNLAGKTTIPELIEKIAGLDVFITNDSGPMHVAAAYKVKTAAIFGPTRFKETNQWNNPNENIITKNLECAPCMKRACPLKHQNCMKLITAQDVLKVL; via the coding sequence ATGAAAAATAAAATGAAGATTGAAAAAATATTTATAGAGATACCAACTTGGCTTGGAGATGCAATTATGACAACTCCTGCTATACAAAACTTGATAAAAACATATCCAGATGCAAAGATAGTTCTTCTTGGTTCTTTTGTGTCAACTCAAGCATTAGGAAACTTTAAAAATATAGAAAAAGTAATAGTTGATAATACCAAAAAAGAAGGAAATAGATATCTAAATCTTTATAAGTTAGCTAAACAAATAGGAAAAGTTGATTTAGCTCTTTCTTTTAGAAGAAGCTTTTCTTCTAAGTTTATGATGTTTTTTATAAATGCAAAAAAGAAGTTTAATTATAAAAGATTAGAGAAAGAGCAGATTCATCAAGTATTAAGATACAATGATTTTGTAAATCATGTTTCAAACTTAGATAATAAAGCAGGAGATTTAAAACTATATTTTTCTGCTTATAAATATCCTAACCTAACTCTTGGAATAAATCCTGGAGCTACATATGGGAGTGCAAAGAGATGGTATCCAGAAGAGTTTGCAAAAGTAGCAATAGATATGTCAAAAACTCATGATATAATTATTTTTGGAGGACCTTCTGAGACTGATATTGCAAAAGATATTGAAAAAGAGCTTTTATCAAAAGGAATTAAAAACTATCAAAACCTTGCAGGAAAAACTACAATACCAGAACTTATAGAAAAAATAGCAGGTTTAGATGTTTTTATTACAAATGATTCTGGACCTATGCATGTAGCAGCTGCGTATAAAGTTAAAACAGCAGCTATCTTTGGGCCAACAAGATTTAAAGAAACAAACCAATGGAATAATCCAAATGAAAATATAATAACAAAAAACTTAGAGTGTGCACCTTGTATGAAAAGGGCCTGTCCTCTTAAACATCAGAACTGTATGAAGCTAATAACTGCACAAGATGTTTTAAAAGTTTTGTAG
- a CDS encoding YrbL family protein — MITLNKNLLIAKGGERDCYLHPDDSTKVIKTLHKKDEHNNQNELEYSYMKYIKKRKNIDLSQVTDCYGYVNTNLGKGLVFDRVLDFDGTPSKSFRYYLANKIIPLDEQEKLINELKNYLEKNLILFVDTSLTNIFCPKVSDNSYKLIIVDGLGAKRTGIKFTLYKASKTYTKYKIKRQWDKFMKMYEKDVKRAKLGKRPFTRL; from the coding sequence GTGATTACTCTAAATAAAAATTTACTTATTGCGAAAGGTGGAGAAAGAGATTGTTATCTTCATCCAGATGACAGTACTAAAGTTATTAAAACTCTTCACAAAAAAGATGAGCACAATAATCAAAATGAATTAGAATATTCATATATGAAATATATAAAAAAAAGAAAAAATATAGACTTATCACAGGTGACAGATTGTTATGGTTATGTAAATACGAACTTAGGCAAGGGACTTGTTTTTGATAGAGTTTTAGATTTTGATGGAACACCTAGTAAAAGTTTTAGATACTACTTAGCAAATAAAATAATCCCTTTAGATGAGCAAGAAAAGCTGATTAATGAATTAAAAAACTATTTAGAAAAAAACCTAATCTTATTTGTAGATACAAGTCTAACTAATATATTTTGTCCTAAAGTTTCAGACAATAGTTACAAACTAATAATAGTAGATGGCTTAGGTGCTAAAAGAACAGGTATAAAATTTACACTTTATAAGGCTTCAAAGACATATACTAAGTATAAGATAAAAAGACAGTGGGATAAGTTTATGAAAATGTATGAAAAGGACGTGAAAAGAGCGAAATTAGGCAAACGTCCTTTTACAAGGCTTTAA
- a CDS encoding glycosyltransferase family 9 protein → MNLLITRHDKIGDFVVTLPLFKAIKEQYPNTKLTALVSKINFDLAKEIDFIDDVILFDKNNLNKTLVEIKEKKFDVSISAYIDTVLGKLLFKSGIKIRVAPATKIAQIFFTKRIKQRRSQVEKTEWQYNLDLAKAIFPNIDLSFSRPLIRTHSSFQATKKRVILHPGFGGSSDGNLSLDDYIKLARKALQTSYKVVFTFGPDDKSSKEYISSRLSPQEKQKIELFDSRIPLYEFTKYIASSYLFISTSTGPMHLAGATNTKTISFFGDSLFASSKRWATISEEQNQNNFMLSSDYSKEKYKEIENCLMELLSE, encoded by the coding sequence GTGAATCTTCTTATTACTAGACATGATAAAATCGGTGATTTTGTAGTAACACTGCCTCTTTTTAAAGCAATAAAAGAACAGTATCCAAATACAAAGTTAACAGCACTTGTAAGTAAAATAAACTTTGACCTTGCAAAAGAGATTGACTTTATTGATGATGTGATTTTATTTGATAAAAATAATTTAAATAAAACCTTAGTAGAAATCAAAGAGAAGAAATTTGATGTAAGTATTAGTGCTTATATAGATACGGTATTGGGAAAACTTCTTTTTAAAAGTGGCATAAAAATAAGAGTTGCACCAGCTACAAAGATTGCTCAAATCTTCTTTACTAAAAGAATAAAACAAAGAAGAAGTCAAGTTGAAAAAACAGAATGGCAATATAATTTAGATTTGGCAAAAGCCATTTTCCCTAATATTGACTTATCATTTTCAAGACCATTAATTAGAACTCATTCTTCATTTCAAGCCACAAAAAAAAGAGTGATTCTTCATCCTGGTTTTGGTGGTAGTAGTGATGGAAATTTATCTTTAGATGATTATATTAAACTTGCAAGAAAAGCCCTTCAAACTTCATACAAAGTTGTTTTTACTTTTGGACCAGATGATAAATCTTCTAAAGAGTATATTTCTTCAAGGTTAAGTCCTCAAGAAAAACAAAAAATAGAACTTTTTGATTCAAGGATACCTTTGTATGAGTTTACTAAATATATAGCCTCATCCTATCTTTTTATTAGTACTTCAACGGGACCTATGCATTTAGCAGGGGCAACAAATACAAAAACAATCTCTTTTTTTGGAGACTCTTTATTTGCTAGTTCAAAAAGATGGGCAACGATAAGTGAAGAACAAAATCAAAATAACTTTATGCTTTCAAGTGACTATTCAAAAGAAAAGTATAAAGAAATAGAAAATTGTTTAATGGAATTATTAAGTGAATAA
- a CDS encoding lipopolysaccharide kinase InaA family protein has protein sequence MNFKFELNEQYKNTKDFLLNIKKYFQENSNTIHKARNELKVINYKDVQTVVKAFRIPNKVNQIVYAYFRDSKAKKSYKNAVKLRSLGLNTPEPIGYIEFYRNFLFKESFFIAKKYEYDFTIREPLRNKSLANREEIIKRFVEFTFNLHKNNVYHKDFSAGNTLVSIKDETYEFSVVDINRMEFKTIDLETGLDNFAKLWLDEDDIILIATTYSQLANVEKDTAIDILKKCDKKLKDFVEFKRKIRGKK, from the coding sequence TTGAACTTCAAATTTGAACTAAATGAACAATATAAAAATACAAAAGATTTTTTGCTAAATATAAAAAAATATTTCCAAGAAAACTCAAATACTATTCATAAAGCAAGAAATGAATTAAAAGTAATTAATTATAAAGATGTGCAAACAGTTGTAAAAGCTTTTAGAATACCAAATAAAGTAAATCAAATTGTTTACGCATATTTTAGAGATTCAAAGGCAAAAAAATCATATAAAAATGCAGTGAAATTAAGAAGCTTAGGTTTAAATACACCAGAACCAATAGGATATATAGAATTTTATAGAAACTTTTTATTTAAAGAGAGTTTTTTCATAGCAAAAAAATATGAGTATGATTTTACAATTAGAGAACCTCTTAGAAATAAGAGTCTAGCAAATAGAGAAGAGATTATAAAGAGGTTTGTAGAGTTTACTTTTAATCTACATAAAAACAATGTTTATCACAAAGATTTTTCAGCAGGTAATACTTTAGTTTCAATCAAAGATGAAACTTACGAGTTTTCTGTAGTAGACATAAATAGAATGGAATTTAAAACTATTGATTTAGAGACTGGACTTGATAATTTTGCAAAGCTTTGGTTAGATGAAGATGATATTATCTTAATTGCAACTACTTATTCACAGCTTGCGAATGTTGAAAAAGATACTGCAATAGATATTTTAAAAAAGTGTGATAAAAAACTTAAAGACTTTGTAGAGTTTAAAAGAAAAATAAGAGGTAAGAAATAG
- a CDS encoding phosphoethanolamine transferase, producing MNNFISKLLYNVFIALIITALFIAVEQIYRIYNDILSFNLTPKSIVEQFAINLLIVSIVKTRAILITYIIIAAFVWFQILHFAYFGTWIFPLEYLLFFTKFQETYDTFRTVAEIGIIPTIMILILLISIYYLLRNSEEKRLKIPFLSFVIIAFIIFVPVRVYVKDSKKGHRPNVEYYPLKNTVVNLGYLFGNILPKKAMGNSGLEQPVIPTPNLLTKNPDVNIIMIMGESLNRNFMSLYDYKIKTTPFLDSIKNDGNFVYKKGIASGVVTDVAVPSFFNIIKRPDGVPQIISTNTCLFKMAKNNGFQTHFYSSQAQDQLAQLKSYICTKWIDDYVDGTSVTKDIDKPALDTFLLDKIEQVDFSKPSFVALQQRASHTPFIDTFPKEFEIFTKENIEDKTIIQNTIDYANSIHYTDYIISQLVKKVKEKTNRPTYFIFTSDHASNVGDPNRQGHGRLNYDAVYQVPFFVYGINNAKVLKDKFSDFEFISHYQMGNVVSNLLGYEEKYDYFNVREDYFVCDSDISGLSGILKISFDENNNQTKTLIE from the coding sequence ATGAATAACTTTATATCAAAACTACTATATAATGTTTTTATAGCACTTATAATTACAGCCTTATTTATAGCGGTTGAACAAATTTACAGAATATACAATGATATTTTATCTTTTAATCTTACACCCAAAAGTATTGTAGAACAGTTTGCAATAAATCTTCTTATTGTTTCAATAGTAAAAACTAGAGCTATTCTTATTACATATATTATAATTGCTGCTTTTGTTTGGTTCCAGATTTTACACTTTGCATATTTTGGAACATGGATTTTCCCACTAGAGTATTTACTATTCTTTACTAAATTCCAAGAAACATATGATACTTTTAGAACAGTTGCTGAAATAGGAATAATTCCTACAATAATGATTTTAATTTTATTAATTAGTATATATTATTTACTAAGAAATTCTGAAGAAAAAAGACTTAAAATTCCATTTTTATCTTTTGTTATAATTGCTTTTATAATTTTTGTTCCAGTAAGAGTTTATGTAAAAGATTCAAAAAAAGGTCATAGACCAAATGTTGAATACTACCCTCTTAAAAACACAGTTGTAAACTTAGGTTATTTATTTGGAAATATTCTACCTAAAAAGGCTATGGGTAATAGTGGTCTAGAACAACCTGTAATCCCTACTCCAAATCTACTTACTAAAAATCCAGATGTTAATATTATTATGATTATGGGTGAGTCTTTAAATAGAAATTTTATGTCTTTATATGATTATAAAATAAAAACTACTCCATTTTTAGATTCAATAAAAAATGATGGAAATTTTGTATATAAAAAAGGTATTGCATCAGGTGTTGTAACAGATGTTGCTGTACCATCTTTTTTCAATATTATTAAAAGACCAGATGGTGTTCCTCAAATTATTTCAACAAATACTTGCCTATTTAAAATGGCGAAAAACAATGGTTTTCAAACACACTTTTATAGTTCACAAGCACAAGATCAATTAGCTCAACTAAAAAGCTATATTTGTACAAAATGGATTGACGATTATGTTGATGGAACAAGTGTTACAAAAGATATTGACAAGCCAGCTTTAGATACATTTTTACTTGATAAAATTGAGCAAGTTGATTTTTCAAAACCTAGTTTTGTTGCTCTACAACAAAGAGCTTCTCATACTCCTTTTATAGATACTTTTCCAAAAGAGTTTGAAATCTTTACAAAAGAAAACATAGAAGATAAAACAATTATTCAAAATACAATTGATTATGCAAACTCAATTCACTATACAGATTATATTATCTCTCAATTAGTAAAAAAAGTAAAAGAAAAAACGAATAGACCAACTTATTTTATTTTTACTTCTGACCATGCTTCAAATGTTGGAGATCCAAATAGACAAGGGCATGGAAGATTAAATTATGATGCTGTATATCAAGTACCATTCTTTGTTTATGGAATTAATAATGCAAAAGTATTAAAAGATAAATTCTCTGATTTTGAATTTATTTCACATTATCAAATGGGGAATGTAGTTAGTAATCTTTTAGGATATGAAGAAAAGTATGATTATTTTAATGTAAGAGAAGATTACTTTGTATGTGATTCAGATATCTCAGGATTATCAGGAATTTTAAAAATATCTTTTGATGAAAATAACAATCAAACAAAAACACTAATAGAGTAA
- a CDS encoding glycosyltransferase, whose protein sequence is MLEKKRVYIIGNLRGSTRARLLLDFVSGSNKYSFSYDDTHFFKVNSKNLLKKAFLLLPNFLNSLSSFSKFLISDIIFILPMGKISFLKLKLAKLMNKKVVTEFYISKYDTYVNDKKRVDKNSKNALALKKFDQNIIDLSSDLIFLNNSEKEYYLDVVQRSNTTTKIHLIPLATESKMIAQLNYANLKTKKLILCWWGSYIPLHGLDKIIESAKYLKQSDISFEYHLFGTADKKAVSYQKMIDELELNDVVKIDNTKTFADKSLDKFLIENCDIAFGNFGDSEKAKVVMVNKAVEAVSMKIPVLSQKTKALGEYFENEETMFFCEPSPEEMAKTIFKISNNLELIKSVSKKGFSLYQKRFSKEAYIEDIQKILES, encoded by the coding sequence ATGTTAGAAAAAAAACGTGTTTATATCATAGGAAACTTAAGAGGTTCTACAAGAGCAAGATTATTACTTGATTTTGTTTCGGGTTCTAACAAATATAGCTTTTCCTATGATGATACACATTTTTTTAAGGTAAATAGTAAAAATTTATTAAAAAAAGCATTTTTACTTTTACCTAATTTTTTAAACTCATTAAGTAGTTTTTCTAAATTTCTTATCTCTGATATTATTTTTATATTACCAATGGGAAAAATCAGTTTTTTAAAATTAAAACTTGCAAAATTAATGAATAAAAAAGTTGTTACTGAGTTTTACATTTCTAAATATGATACTTATGTTAATGATAAAAAAAGAGTTGATAAGAATAGTAAAAATGCATTAGCTCTTAAAAAGTTTGACCAAAATATTATTGATTTAAGTAGTGATTTAATTTTTTTAAATAACTCAGAAAAAGAGTATTATTTAGATGTAGTACAACGAAGTAATACAACAACTAAAATACATTTAATTCCTCTTGCTACAGAATCAAAAATGATAGCACAATTAAATTATGCAAATTTAAAAACAAAAAAATTAATTTTATGTTGGTGGGGAAGTTATATCCCTCTTCATGGTTTAGATAAAATTATTGAATCTGCAAAGTATTTAAAACAAAGTGATATTTCTTTTGAGTATCATCTTTTTGGAACAGCTGATAAGAAAGCAGTTTCTTATCAAAAAATGATTGATGAGTTAGAATTAAATGATGTTGTAAAAATTGATAATACAAAAACTTTTGCAGATAAATCTTTAGATAAGTTTTTGATTGAAAATTGTGATATTGCCTTTGGTAATTTTGGAGATAGTGAAAAAGCAAAAGTAGTAATGGTAAATAAAGCTGTTGAAGCAGTTTCTATGAAAATACCTGTTCTTTCACAAAAAACAAAAGCCTTAGGCGAATATTTTGAAAATGAAGAAACTATGTTTTTTTGTGAGCCTAGTCCAGAAGAAATGGCAAAAACTATTTTTAAAATTTCTAATAATCTAGAGTTAATTAAAAGTGTTTCAAAAAAAGGGTTTAGTTTATATCAGAAAAGATTTTCGAAAGAGGCTTATATTGAGGATATTCAAAAGATTTTAGAATCTTAA
- the rfbH gene encoding lipopolysaccharide biosynthesis protein RfbH, protein MTREEELKQEILNKTKEYYELVHKPSLNQEFVEGKSRVNYAGRVFDETELQYLVDSSLDFWLTYGDYSKKFEKQLAKYLNVRWTFLVNSGSSANLLAFYALTSPLLKERQVRRGDEVITVAAGFPTTIAPIVQYGAVPVFVDMELTHANIDVTELEKALSPKTKAIMIAHTLGNPFNLKAVKEFATKHNLWLIEDNCDALGSLYEGRPTGTWGDIGTSSFYPPHHMTMGEGGATYTDNPLLKKIMLSLRDWGRDCWCESGVDNTCNRRFTQQFGSLPVGYDHKYVYSHFGFNLKVSDMQAAVGCAQLEKFPSFVEKRKENYKKLYDGLKDVKEIQLVEAQPNSDPSWFGFMMTLTEEANFTRNNIVEYLENSNIQTRNLFAGNILRHPIFDHLEEDVDYRVIGDLPNTEKIMNDSFWIGVYPGMSDEKLEYMIKKIKEATIKC, encoded by the coding sequence ATGACAAGAGAAGAAGAATTAAAACAAGAGATATTAAATAAAACAAAAGAGTACTATGAGTTAGTACATAAACCAAGTTTAAATCAAGAATTTGTTGAGGGTAAAAGTAGAGTAAATTATGCAGGTAGAGTTTTTGATGAAACAGAGTTACAATATTTAGTAGATAGTTCTTTGGACTTTTGGTTAACTTATGGAGATTATTCTAAAAAGTTTGAAAAACAACTTGCAAAATATCTTAATGTAAGATGGACTTTTTTAGTAAACTCAGGAAGTAGTGCAAATCTTTTAGCTTTTTATGCTTTAACATCTCCACTATTGAAAGAGAGACAAGTAAGAAGAGGTGATGAGGTTATTACTGTTGCAGCTGGTTTCCCGACAACAATTGCTCCAATAGTACAATATGGAGCAGTTCCTGTATTTGTAGATATGGAATTAACTCATGCAAATATTGATGTTACTGAATTAGAAAAAGCTTTAAGTCCCAAAACAAAAGCAATTATGATTGCACATACTTTAGGAAATCCATTTAATTTAAAAGCAGTAAAAGAGTTTGCCACTAAACATAATTTATGGTTAATTGAAGATAACTGTGATGCTTTAGGTTCTTTATATGAAGGTAGACCTACTGGAACTTGGGGAGATATTGGAACTTCAAGTTTTTATCCTCCTCATCATATGACAATGGGAGAAGGAGGTGCAACATATACAGATAATCCTCTTCTTAAAAAAATCATGCTTTCTCTTAGAGATTGGGGTAGAGATTGTTGGTGTGAAAGTGGAGTAGACAATACATGTAATAGAAGATTTACTCAACAGTTTGGTTCTTTACCTGTTGGATATGACCATAAGTATGTATATTCTCACTTTGGTTTTAATTTAAAAGTATCTGATATGCAAGCAGCTGTAGGATGTGCACAATTAGAAAAATTCCCTTCATTTGTTGAAAAAAGAAAAGAAAATTATAAAAAACTTTATGATGGATTAAAAGATGTTAAAGAGATTCAATTAGTAGAAGCTCAGCCAAATAGTGATCCTAGTTGGTTTGGTTTTATGATGACTTTAACAGAAGAAGCAAACTTTACTAGAAATAATATAGTAGAGTATTTAGAAAATAGTAATATTCAAACAAGAAATTTATTTGCAGGTAATATTTTAAGACATCCTATTTTTGATCATTTAGAAGAAGATGTAGATTATAGAGTTATTGGTGATTTACCTAATACAGAAAAGATAATGAATGATAGTTTTTGGATAGGAGTATATCCAGGAATGAGTGATGAAAAATTAGAATATATGATTAAAAAGATAAAAGAGGCTACTATTAAATGTTAG
- a CDS encoding NAD(P)-dependent oxidoreductase yields MKILVTGATGFIGQNLVTLLLKKDIEIFCLVRENSDCSTIHKKAKIITYDKEIDRLLEVFEKEKFDGVIHLASLFLSEHKTNDIANLISSNIEFGTMVLEACKKSEVKWFINTGTFWQNYENKDYNPVNLYAATKEAFENIAKYYTQTSNLIFTTIKLNDTFGPNDTRNKVFNLWAKIAMSGETLEMSAGEQIIDISYIEDVVLAYEILISHLSSKEALSFKDKVFAVKSQTRASLKELSKIFEKATNSKLNIIWGGREYRQREVMQPWENGELIPSWSPKYTLEEAIKKTIGEL; encoded by the coding sequence GTGAAAATATTAGTAACTGGAGCAACAGGTTTTATAGGACAAAACTTAGTAACACTTTTATTAAAAAAAGATATAGAGATATTTTGTTTAGTTAGAGAAAATAGTGATTGTTCTACAATACATAAAAAAGCAAAAATAATTACATATGATAAAGAAATAGATAGACTACTAGAAGTTTTTGAAAAAGAGAAGTTTGATGGGGTAATACATTTAGCTTCACTTTTTTTATCAGAACACAAAACAAATGATATAGCAAATTTAATTAGTTCAAATATTGAGTTTGGAACAATGGTTTTGGAAGCTTGCAAAAAAAGTGAAGTAAAGTGGTTTATTAACACTGGTACTTTTTGGCAAAACTATGAAAATAAAGATTATAATCCTGTTAATCTTTATGCAGCAACAAAAGAAGCTTTTGAAAATATTGCAAAATATTATACTCAAACTTCAAATCTAATTTTCACTACAATAAAACTAAATGATACTTTTGGCCCAAATGATACAAGAAATAAAGTTTTTAATTTATGGGCAAAAATAGCAATGTCAGGGGAAACACTGGAAATGTCAGCAGGTGAACAAATAATTGATATTTCATATATTGAAGATGTAGTTTTGGCATATGAGATTTTAATTTCTCATTTAAGCTCAAAAGAGGCATTAAGCTTTAAAGATAAAGTTTTTGCTGTTAAGTCTCAAACAAGAGCTAGTTTAAAAGAGTTATCAAAAATATTTGAAAAAGCTACAAATAGTAAACTTAATATTATTTGGGGTGGTAGAGAATATAGACAAAGAGAAGTTATGCAACCTTGGGAAAATGGAGAACTTATTCCATCTTGGAGTCCTAAATATACCTTAGAAGAAGCAATTAAAAAAACTATTGGAGAATTATAA
- a CDS encoding dTDP-4-dehydrorhamnose 3,5-epimerase family protein has product MQIVETKIPGLKIFEPMIFEDVRGKFIKTFNNDFFQEHNLNISIKETYYSISHKDVIRGMHFQTPPYDHIKIVYVPFGKILDVVLDLRKGSPTFGKSFSIELSSENGKILIIPKGLAHGFKSLEDNTNVTYMQTTTYAPNNDEGIRYDSFGFDWQCGSPKISDRDMSFNSLEEYESNFFYKEEK; this is encoded by the coding sequence ATGCAAATAGTAGAAACCAAAATACCTGGATTAAAAATATTTGAACCAATGATATTTGAAGATGTAAGAGGAAAATTTATTAAAACTTTTAATAATGATTTTTTTCAAGAACATAATTTAAATATTTCAATAAAAGAGACTTACTATTCAATTTCACATAAAGATGTAATTCGAGGAATGCATTTTCAAACACCTCCATATGATCATATAAAAATTGTTTATGTACCCTTTGGAAAAATATTAGATGTAGTTTTAGATTTAAGAAAAGGTTCTCCTACTTTTGGTAAGAGTTTTAGTATTGAACTATCAAGTGAAAATGGAAAAATCTTAATTATTCCAAAAGGTTTAGCTCATGGATTTAAATCACTTGAAGATAATACTAATGTGACTTATATGCAAACAACAACTTATGCTCCTAATAATGATGAGGGAATAAGATATGACTCTTTTGGTTTTGATTGGCAATGTGGTTCTCCTAAAATATCAGATAGAGATATGTCTTTTAATTCCTTAGAAGAATATGAGAGTAACTTTTTTTATAAGGAAGAAAAGTGA
- the rfbG gene encoding CDP-glucose 4,6-dehydratase, producing the protein MQNLFSGIYKDKTVLVTGHTGFKGSWLCYWLEQMGANVIGYSLEAPTTPNHISLLNLNITSIIADIRNLDKLNEVFEEYKPNIVFHLAAQPLVRLSYENPIETYETNVIGTLKVFEACRKANVKAIVNITSDKAYENKEWVWGYRENDPMGGYDPYSSSKGCADILANSYRDSYFNIKDYKKKHNTLLASCRAGNVIGGGDWAKDRLITDIMLSVSQNKKVSIRSPYATRPWQHVLEPLSGYLNIGQKLLEEKVEFASAWNFGPSDEGSITVEQVVKNVKKYWDKIDYEINQDPNALHEANLLKLDCSKAHILLKWNDVWDSDTTFEKTVKWYKSFYEEEKNLTKEDLEAYIVAAKTKKLKWAI; encoded by the coding sequence ATGCAAAACTTATTTAGTGGAATATATAAAGATAAAACAGTTTTAGTTACAGGACATACTGGCTTTAAAGGTTCATGGCTTTGTTATTGGTTAGAACAGATGGGTGCAAATGTAATTGGTTATTCTTTAGAAGCTCCAACAACTCCTAATCATATCTCTTTATTAAATCTAAATATCACTTCAATTATCGCTGATATTAGAAATTTAGATAAATTAAATGAAGTTTTTGAAGAGTATAAACCTAATATTGTATTTCATTTAGCTGCTCAGCCTTTAGTAAGATTATCATATGAAAATCCTATTGAAACATATGAAACAAATGTTATTGGTACATTAAAGGTTTTTGAAGCTTGTAGAAAGGCTAATGTTAAAGCCATTGTAAATATTACAAGTGATAAAGCTTATGAAAATAAAGAGTGGGTTTGGGGATATAGAGAAAATGATCCAATGGGAGGATATGACCCTTATAGTTCATCAAAAGGTTGTGCTGATATCTTGGCAAACTCATATAGAGACTCTTATTTTAATATAAAAGATTATAAGAAAAAACATAATACTCTTCTTGCTTCTTGTAGAGCTGGAAATGTAATTGGTGGTGGCGATTGGGCTAAAGATAGATTAATTACTGATATTATGCTTTCTGTTTCTCAAAATAAAAAAGTAAGTATTCGAAGCCCATATGCTACAAGACCTTGGCAACATGTACTTGAACCATTAAGTGGGTATTTAAATATTGGCCAAAAACTTCTTGAAGAAAAAGTAGAGTTTGCTAGTGCTTGGAACTTTGGACCAAGTGATGAGGGAAGTATAACTGTAGAACAAGTAGTAAAAAATGTAAAAAAATATTGGGATAAAATTGATTATGAAATAAATCAAGACCCAAATGCCTTACATGAAGCAAATCTTTTAAAACTAGATTGTTCTAAAGCTCATATATTATTAAAATGGAATGATGTTTGGGATAGTGATACTACTTTTGAAAAAACTGTAAAATGGTATAAATCTTTTTATGAAGAAGAAAAAAATCTTACTAAAGAGGATTTAGAAGCTTATATTGTAGCTGCAAAAACAAAAAAACTAAAGTGGGCAATTTAA